Part of the Pseudomonas baltica genome is shown below.
TGTGACCATGTTCCTGCCTGAAGAGGATCGCTACAGCCTCTCCAAGCGTGCGCTGATCAGCCAGATCTGCTCGCTGTACGGTGGCCGTATCGCCGAAGAGATGACCCTGGGCTTCGACGGTGTTACCACTGGCGCCTCCAACGACATCATGCGTGCCAGTCAGATTGCGCGGAACATGGTGACCAAGTGGGGCCTCTCGGAAAAACTCGGCCCGCTGCTCTATGCCGAGGACGACGATCAGCCGTTCCTGCGTGGCGGTGGGGGTTCGGGCAACGCCAGCGTGTCGGGCGAAACCGCGAAGCTGATCGACTCCGAAGTGCGTTCGATCATCGACAATTGCTACAGCACGGCGCAGCAAATCCTCACGGACAAGCGTGCTCAATTGGATGCGATGGCCGATGCGCTGATGAAGTACGAGACTATCGATGCTGACCAGATCGACGATATCATGGCTGGACGTACCCCTCGCGAGCCGCGCGATTGGTCCGGTGGCGGTTCGGGTTCTGCGGGTACGCCTGTTAAAGAGGGTGAGCTGCCATCCAGTCCGATCGGCGGTCCAGCAGCTCAACACTAAGGTCTCCGGCCCCAAGGTTTGACATGATATCCACGCTACACCCGACCCGGTTGCCTTGTGGCAACCGGGTTCTTGATTTGTCCCGTACCCATGTCATGGGTATCCTCAATATAACTCCCGATTCGTTCTCCGATGGTGGCCGCTTCGCTCAGCGCGACTTGGCCATTCGGCATGCCGTTGCGATGGTCGAAGCCGGCGCGACGCTGATCGATGTCGGTGGCGAGTCAACTCGCCCTGGTGCGAAAGTGGTGGGCGTCGCCGAGGAGCTTGACCGTGTGGCGCCGGTGGTCGATGCCATCGCGCGGGAGCTGGACGTCATCATCTCGGTCGACACCTCCACGCCGCAGGTCATCAGCGAAACCGCGCGCCTGGGCGCCGGCTTGATCAACGATGTGCGCTCCCTGCGTCGCCCTGGCGCCTTGCAAGCGGCAGCCGACACTGGCTTGCCCGTGTGTCTGATGCACATGCTCGGCGAACCGGGTGACATGCAGGACTCGCCTCATTACGATGACCTGGTGGGTGAGGTCAGTGCTTTCCTGGATGAGCGCATGCAGGCCTGTGTGGCGGCGGGTATCCCGGTCGAGCGTATCGTCCTGGACCCGGGGTTTGGCTTTGCCAAGACCCATGAGCACAACTTGAGCCTGTTCCGTCACATGGAAGCCCTGCACGCCCTCGGACGCCCGCTGCTGGTCGGCGTCTCGCGCAAGAGCATGGTGGGTCGCGCCTTGAACCGCACGGTCGATCAGCGCCTGAGCGGCAGCCTGGCCTTGGCAGCCATGGCCATGTTCAAGGGTGCGCGCATCTTGCGTGTGCATGACGTGGCTGAAACGGTCGATGTAGTGCGTATGATTGCAGCGGTCGAAGCCGCCGAATAGGCGCCCGAGCACAACGCCGAACGGCGTTGCCGAACAAGACAGGATTGAAATTGATGAGCAGAAAGTATTTTGGCACCGACGGTATTCGTGGGCGTGTTGGCGAGTATCCGATCACTCCCGACTTCATGCTCAAACTGGGCTGGGCGGCTGGCATGGCGTTCCGCAAGATGGGCGCCTGCCGGGTGCTGGTGGGCAAGGACACGCGGATCTCCGGATACATGTTCGAATCCGCCCTGGAGGCCGGTCTTTCTGCCGCGGGTGCCGATGTCATGCTGCTGGGGCCGATGCCGACCCCGGCGATCGCCTATCTGACGCGCACCTTTCATGCCGAGGCGGGCATCGTCATCAGCGCTTCGCATAACCCGCACGACGACAACGGCATCAAGTTTTTCTCGGGGCAGGGCACCAAGCTGCCCGACGAGATCGAATCGATGATCGAAGAGTTGATGGACGCACCGATGACCGTGGCCGAGTCCAGCAAGCTGGGCAAGGTATCGCGGATCAACGACGCGGCGGGCCGTTACATCGAATTCTGCAAGAGCAGCGTGCCCAGCAGCACCGACTTCGCCGGCCTCAAGCTTGTGGTTGACTGTGCCCATGGCGCCACCTACAAAGTTGCCCCCAATGTGTTCCGCGAGCTCGGCGCGAACGTGACCGTGCTGTCCGCAGCGCCTGATGGCCTGAACATCAATGACAATTGCGGTTCGACCCACATGGAGGCCCTCCAGGCCGCTGTACTGATCGGTCACGCCGATCTGGGCATCGCCTTCGACGGCGATGGCGATCGCGTGCTTATGGTCGATCACACGGGCGCTATCGTCGACGGTGACGAGTTGCTGTTCATCATCGCCCGCGACTTGCAAGAGCGCGGCCGTCTCAATGGTGGCGTGGTCGGCACCTTGATGAGCAATCTCGGCCTGGAACTGGCGTTGCAGGATCTGGCGATTCCGTTTGTGCGCGCCAAGGTCGGCGATCGCTACGTGATGGCCGAGCTCAAGGAGCGTGACTGGCAGTTGGGCGGCGAAAACTCCGGCCATGTGGTGTGCTGCCAGCACACCACTACCGGGGATGCGATCATCGCTGCGCTGCAGGTGCTGTTGGCGCTCAGGCGCCGTGACGAGAGCCTTGCTCACGCCCGTCAGGGGGTGCGCAAGTGCCCGCAGGTGTTGGTCAATGTGCGTTTTGCCGGGGGGGATGTCGACCCTTGCGAGCACCCTGCGGTCAAGGAGGCCTGTGAGCGCGTGACCGCTGCAATGGGCGGTCGTGGTCGAGTGCTGCTGCGCAAGTCCGGCACCGAGCCACTGGTGCGTGTCATGGTCGAAGGCGACGATGAAAAGCAGGTTCGTGGCTACGCCGACGAGCTGGCAAAACTGGTAAGTGAAGTTTGCGCCTGAATACGGCTTGCCAGTGGTGATCTGGTTGGGTAACATCTGCGCCCACTTTGACCGACGAGGTACAGCATGCGTCGCACGATGGTAGCAGGTAACTGGAAAATGCACGGTACCGGCAACAGCGTCGCTGAGCTGATCAAGGGACTGAGCAATCTGTCTCTGCCGGGTTCGGTCGACGTGGCGGTGTTCCCGCCGGCGTTGTATATCGATCGCGTCGTCGCTGGCCTGCAAGGACAGTCGATTGTGGTTGGTGGGCAGAACAGTGCCCAGCAAGCCGAGCAGGGTGCGTTGACCGGCGAGATCTCGCCGGCGCAGTTGGCGGAAGCCGGTTGCAAGCTGGTACTGGTAGGGCACTCGGAGCGTCGGCAGATCTTTGCCGAATCCGATGAGCTGCTGGTGCGAAAGTTTGCAGCAGCCCAGGCCAGTGGCTTGACTCCGGTGCTCTGTGTAGGGGAAACCCTGGAAGAGCGCGAGGCGGACAAGACCCTTGCAGTAGTCGGTCGGCAGATCGATAGCGTCATTGATGCCTTGGGTATCGACGCTTTCGTCAACGCGATCATCGCTTATGAGCCTGTATGGGCCATCGGCACGGGCCTCACGGCCTCGCCGCAGCAAGCGCAGGATGTGCATGCAGCCATCCGCGCGCAGCTGGCGGCAAAGAATTCTGAAGTGGCGGGTAATACGCGACTTCTATACGGCGGCAGCGTGAAGGCGGCCAATGCGGCTGAGCTGTTCGGCATGCCGGATATCGATGGGGGGCTCATTGGTGGAGCTTCCCTGAATGCAGATGAGTTCGGTGCGATCATTCGCGCCGCGGGAAACTGAGAAAATGCTGGAAACAGTCGTAGTCGTTTTTCATCTGCTGGGTGCCCTGGGCGTAGTTGCTCTGGTTTTGCTGCAGCAGGGCAAAGGTGCGGACGCTGGCGCGTCGTTCGGAGCAGGTGCATCAAATACTGTCTTCGGAGGCCAAGGTTCCTCTACCTTTCTTAGTAAGTTTACTGCTATACTAGCTGCATGTTTTTTCATAACCAGCCTGGGGTTAGGTTACTTTGCTAAAGAGAAAGCTCACCAGCTGACTCAAGTAGGTCTCCCTCAAGTTCCAGCGGTTGTGGTTCCAAAGCAAAAGCCGGTTTCAGATGATGTTCCGGTGCTTCAAGAGCAAAAGAGTGATGTGAAATCTGACGTTCCTCCTGCTCAAGAGCAAAAGTGATACTCGCAAGGGCATCATGGTTGTACGGGTAGTAAAAGTTGTATTGCCGAGGTGGTGGAATTGGTAGACACGCAACCTTGAGGTGGTTGTGCCCATAGGGTGTAGGGGTTCGAGTCCCCTTCTCGGTACCAATTAATCAGGGGAGCCCGCAGATGCGGGCTTTCTTGTCGGTGAAAGGCTGGATTGACCCCGACAGGGGTTCGGTCTTATACTTTCGCCCCAGCTTTGTCGCGGGATGGAGCAGTCTGGTAGCTCGTCGGGCTCATAACCCGAAGGTCGTTGGTTCAAATCCAGCTCCCGCAACCAGTTTTAGCAGAGCCCCTTTTTAGGGGCTTTTTGTTGGCTGGACAGTCTTTGCGTCGGTATTCAACGGCGTATCCGGGATGGGCGCTTCGCCCATTTTTTATTTGCATTAGCATGCATGAACATGCACGAGGGGGTTCAGGTGTCGAGCAAGCTAGAACAGTTGCAGGCCTTGTTGGCCCCGGTGGTCGTGGCCCTTGGCTATGAATGCTGGGGGATCGAATTTTCCGCTCAAGGTCGCCATTCTTTGTTGCGTGTCTATATCGACAAGGAAGGCGGCGTGCTGGTGGATGACTGTGCAATCGTCAGCCGCCAGATCAGCGGCGTACTGGACGTTGAAGATCCTATCTCCGTCGAGTACACCCTTGAAGTTTCTTCTCCCGGCATGGAGCGCCCGCTGTTCACTCTTGAACAGTTTGCCCAATTTGTCGGCGAACAAGTGAAGATCAAGCTGCGTTCGCCCTTCGAAGGGCGACGCAACTTTCAGGGTTTTCTCCGCGGGGTGGAGGAACAGGATGTGGTAGTCCAGGTAGACGATCACGAGTTCCTGTTGCCGATCGATATGGTCGACAAGGCCAACATTATTCCCAGTTTTGACTGAGACGCGGATCCCGCGGATCCAAATGGCTTGCGAAAGGCGAGGCGTACGATGAGCAAAGAAGTACTGCTGGTTGTTGAGTCGGTATCCAATGAAAAGGGCGTACCGGCGGGCGTTATTTTTGAGGCGCTGGAAATAGCGCTGGCTACGGCCACCAAAAAGCGTTTTGAAGACGAAGTTGACCTGCGTGTGGAAATCAACCGCCACACCGGTGCCTATGAGACGTTCCGTCGCTGGACTGTGGTCGAGGAGGCTGATCTTGACGATCCGGCCATCGAGACCTGGCCAAGCAAGGTGGAAATCTCGCACCCTGGCGCTCAGGTCGGTGAAGTAGTCGAAGAAAAGATCGATTCGATCGAATTCGGCCGTATCGCTGCCCAGACCGCCAAACAGGTCATCGTGCAGAAAGTTCGCGAAGCCGAACGTGCTCAAGTGGTCGATGCCTATCGCGAGCGTCTCGGCGAGATCATCTCCGGGACCGTCAAGAAGGTCACCCGTGACAATGTCATCGTCGACCTGGGCAACAACGCGGAAGCGTTGCTGGCCCGTGAAGACATTATTTCCCGGGAAACTTTCCGGGTGGGCGTGCGCTTGCGTGCACTGCTCAAGGAAATCCGCACCGAGAATCGCGGTCCGCAGCTGATTCTGTCGCGTACTGCGCCAGAAATGCTGATCGAACTGTTCCGCATCGAAGTGCCGGAAATCGCCGAAGGGCTGATCGAAGTCATGGCTGCGTCTCGTGATCCTGGCTCCCGAGCCAAGATCGCCGTACGTTCCAAGGACAAGCGTATCGATCCTCAGGGCGCCTGCATCGGTATGCGCGGTTCCCGCGTACAGGCCGTTTCGGGTGAACTGGGCGGCGAGCGTGTCGACATCGTTCTCTGGGACGATAACCCTGCGCAATTCGTGATCAACGCGATGTCGCCTGCCGAAGTGGCCGCCATCATCGTTGATGAAGATGCCCATGCCATGGACATCGCGGTCGGCGCAGACAACCTGGCTCAAGCGATTGGTCGTGGTGGACAGAACGTCCGCCTGGCCAGCCAACTGACCGGTTGGACCCTGAACGTGATGACCGAATCGGACATCCAGGCCAAGCAGCAAGCAGAAACCGGCGACATCCTGCGCAACTTCATCGACGAGCTGGAAGTCGACGAAGAGCTGGCGCAGGTGCTGGTTGATGAAGGCTTCACCAGCCTGGAAGAGATTGCCTACGTACCGTTGGAAGAAATGCTCAACATCGACGGCTTTGACGAAGATATCGTCAACGAGCTTCGCGCTCGTGCCAAGGATCGTTTGTTGACCAAAGCCATCGCTACAGAGGAAAAGCTGGCAGACGCCCATCCGGCCGAAGACCTGCTCTCGCTTGAGGGTATGGACAAGGATTTGGCGATGGAACTGGCGGTGCGCGGCGTAATTACCCGCGAAGACCTGGCCGAGCAGTCTATTGACGATCTGCTCGACATCGACGGCATTGACCAAGATCGTGCCGGCAAGTTGATCATGGCCGCCCGAGCCCACTGGTTCGAGTAAGTAGGCGCGGCCTGAGGAGAGAAGTGCATGACGCAAGTCACGGTGAATGAACTGGCCAAAGAGGTCGCTGCACCGGTAGAGCGCCTGTTACAGCAGATGCGTGAGGCAGGTCTGCCGCACACCGACGCCGGACAAGTTGTGACCGATAATGAGAAGCAGGCTCTGCTGGCTCATTTGAAAAGCAGCCACAAGGTAAAAGTGGAAGAACCGCGCAAGATTACCTTGCAGCGCAAAACCACGAGCACCCTGCGTGTAGCAGGTAGCAAGAGCATCAGCGTAGAAGTACGCAAGAAGAAAGTTTTCGTTCAGCGCAGCCCGGAAGAAATCCAGGCCGAGCAGAAGCGCGAGCTCGAAGAGCGCCGTGCGGCCGAAGCCGCTGTGCGCCAGAAGGCAGAGGCAGAAGCACGCTCGAAGGCTCCTCAGGAAGCCACGAACGCGCCGCAAGGCGCCGCCGTTGCTCCAGCAGCCCCGGCACCTGCAGCAGCTCCGGCCCCTGCACCGGCCCCTGTGGCTTCCGACGCTTTCGTCGCACAAGCCCCGGCGCCTGCCCCGGCTGGCGAGCGCAAGCGTGAAGAACCGCCACGTCGCCCGGACAAGGCCAAAGGTGAAGACGACCGCCGTGCCGGCGAGCGCAAGAACCAGCCGCACCGCGCTACCGTCAAGGAGAAGGCGCCGACTCCGCGTGCCGCTCCGCGCACCACCGAAGAAGAAAGCGACAGCTTCCGTCGCGGTGGCCGTGGCAAGGGCAAGCTGAAAAAGCGCAACGCTCACGGTTTCCAGAGCCCGACCGGCCCTGTCGTGCGTGACGTACAGATCGGCGAGACCATCTCGGTCGGCGATCTGGCCGCACAGATGTCGGTGAAGGCTGCCGAAGTCATCAAGTTCATGTTCAAGCTGGGTACTCCAGCCACCATCAACCAGGTACTGGATCAGGAAACTGCCCAACTGGTTGCTGAAGAACTGGGCCACAAAGTGACTCTGGTCAGTGACACCGCCCTGGAAGACTCCCTGGCCGAATCGTTGAAGTTCGAAGGCGAAGCCTTTGCACGTGCGCCGGTTGTGACCGTCATGGGTCACGTCGACCATGGTAAGACGTCGCTGCTCGACTACATCCGTCGTGCCAAGGTTGCCGCTGGCGAAGCCGGTGGTATCACCCAGCACATCGGTGCCTACCACGTCGAAACCGACCGTGGCATGGTCACCTTCCTGGACACCCCGGGTCACGCCGCGTTTACCGCTATGCGTGCCCGTGGTGCCAAGGCGACCGACATCGTCATCCTGGTGGTGGCAGCGGACGACGGCGTGATGCCGCAAACCATCGAAGCCGTTCAGCATGCCAAGGCAGCTGGCGTCCCGTTGGTCGTGGCGGTCAACAAGATCGACAAGCCAGGTGCAGACCTGGATCGCATCCGCAGCGAACTGTCGGTGCACGGCGTGACCTCCGAAGAGTGGGGTGGCGACACTCCATTCGTACCGGTTTCGGCCAAAGCGGGTACTGGCGTCGACGAACTGCTCGAAGCCGTATTGCTGCAAGCCGAAGTGCTGGAATTGACCGCAACCCCTTCGGCCCCTGGCCGTGGTGTGGTGGTCGAGTCCCGTCTGGACAAGGGCCGTGGCCCAGTGGCCACCGTGCTGGTACAGGACGGTACCCTGCGTCAGGGCGACATGGTCCTGGTCGGTTCGAACTATGGCCGCGTGCGTGCCATGCTCGACGAGAACGGCAAGTCGATCAAGGAAGCTGGTCCATCCATCCCTGTCGAGATCCTCGGCCTGGACGGTACACCGGACGCTGGCGACGAAATGAGCGTTGTGGCTGACGAGAAGAAAGCCCGTGAAGTCGCGCTGTTCCGTCAAGGCAAGTTCCGCGAAGTCAAGCTGGCCCGTGCTCACGCCGGCAAGCTGGAAAACATCTTCGAGAACATGGGTCAGGAAGAGAAGAAGACGCTCAACATCGTCCTCAAATCCGACGTCCGTGGTTCGCTCGAAGCGCTGCAAGGTGCGCTCAACGGCCTGGGCAACGACGAAGTGCAAGTGCGTGTGGTCGGTGGCGGCGTCGGTGGTATCACCGAATCCGATGCCAACCTGGCACTGGCCTCCAATGCAGTAGTGTTCGGCTTCAACGTGCGTGCCGATGCCGGCGCGCGCAAGATCGTCGAGCAGGAAGGTCTGGATATGCGTTATTACAACGTGATCTACGACATCATTGAAGACGTCAAGAAAGCCCTGACCGGCATGCTCGGCAGCGATGTTCGCGAGAACATCCTGGGTGTCGCCGAAGTGCGTGACGTGTTCCGTTCGCCGAAGTTTGGTGCGATCGCGGGTTGCATGGTCATCGAGGGTACGGTTTACCGTAACCGTCCGATCCGTGTACTGCGCGAAGACATCGTTATCTTCGAAGGCGAGCTGGAATCGCTGCGTCGCTTCAAGGACGATGCTTCCGACGTTCGTGCTGGCATGGAGTGCGGTATCGGCGTCAAGAGCTACAACGACGTCAAGCCGGGCGACAAGATCGAAGTCTACGAGAAGGTCCAAGTGGCTCGTACGCTCTAATCCGCGAGCTCATGGAACCGCGCGAATGTTTCGCCCGGTTCTGAACGCAACGCCCGGTCCGGCTTTATGCCTGACCGGGCGTTTGCCGCTCTAGTTACAGGTAGTGAAACATGGCAAAAGAATACAGCCGTACCCAACGGATCGGCGATCAGATGCAGCGCGAGCTGGCACAATTGATTCGTCGTGAAGTCAAGGATCCCCGCGTGGGCCTGGTCACCATCACTGCCGTCGACGTCAGCCGTGACGTGGGCCACGCCAAGGTGTACATCACCGTGATGGGCGAGGACAGCGCCGAAGACATCAAGCAGAGCATCAAGGTGCTCAACTCCGCCGCTGGCTTTCTGCGCATGCAGTTGGCCAAGGAAATGAAGCTGCGCAGCGTGCCGCAATTGCACTTCCATTACGACGAAAGCGTTTCGCGCGGTGCCCACCTGTCGGCGCTGATCGAACGTGCCGTGGCAGAGGACAATCTTCACCCCGAAGACGGTCCGGAAACAGACGCCAAGGAGTAATCGGTGGCTCAGGTCAAACGTATTCGCCGCAACGTCAGCGGCATCATTCTGCTCGACAAGCCGCTGGGATTCACCTCTAACGCCGCCCTGCAGAAAGTCCGCTGGCTGCTGAACGCCGAGAAGGCCGGGCACACCGGCAGCCTCGACCCGTTGGCCACCGGTGTATTGCCGTTGTGCTTCGGCGAGGCTACCAAGTTTTCCCAGTACCTGCTCGAGTCCGACAAGGGCTACGAGACGGTGATGCAACTCGGGCAGACCACCACCACGGCGGATGCCGAGGGTGAGGTCCTGCAGACTCGTGAGGTGACCGTCGGTCGCGCCGATATCGAGGCTGCTCTGCCAGCGTTTCGCGGCCCTATCATGCAGATCCCGCCTATGTACTCGGCGCTCAAGCGTGATGGCCAGCCGCTGTACAAGCTCGCCCGTGCAGGGGAAGTAGTGGAGCGGGAAGCGCGTTCTGTTACTATTGGTCGGCTGGAATTGCTCGAACACGAGCAGACCCGCGCCAGACTGTCGGTAGGCTGCACTAAAGGCACCTATATCCGTACGCTGGTCGAAGACATTGGCGAGCAGCTGGGCTGTGGCGCCTACGTCGCGGAACTGCGCCGTACCCACGCCGGGCCATTCAGCCTGGCCCAGACTGTCACCCTCGAAGAGCTCGAGGCGGTACACGCCGAAGGCGGCAACGAGGCGGTGGATCGCTTCCTGATGCCATCGGACAGCGGCTTGCAGGATTGGCCTCTGTTGCAGTTCTCCGAGGCCAGCGCGCACTACTGGTTGCACGGGCAGGCGGTCAGAGCCCCCGATGCACCGCGCTTCGGGATGGTGCGGGTACAGGATCACAATGGTCGCTTCATCGGGATCGGTGAAGTGAGCGAAGACGGGCGCATTGCGCCACGTCGACTGATTCGGTCGGAATGACCGATCCCGGTCGCTGGGGGTTCCCTGGCGGCTGGTCGAGGACGGCTGTCAACAGGCACGGTCGCACCTCTTTTTATTAATACAGGGTATTACCCTGGCCTGTTGGAATCCGCTTGCGGGTTCCCTAGTACTGGAGATGCCTCATGGCTCTTAGCGTTGAAGACAAAGCTCAAATCGTTGCCGACTACCAGCAAGCCGTTGGTGATACTGGTTCGCCAGAAGTGCAAGTTGCACTGCTGACCCACAACATCAACAAGCTGCAAGGTCACTTCAAGGCCAACGGCAAGGATCACCACTCGCGTCGTGGTCTGATCCGTATGGTCAACCAGCGCCGCAAGCTGCTGGACTACCTGAAGGGCAAGGACATCACCCGTTACAGCGCCCTGATCGGTCGTCTGGGTCTGCGTCGCTAATAGCGGCCTGACACGCGGTGACAAGCGTGGCGTGTTGTGTTCGCCGGCCAGGGCTCAAGCTCCGGCCTGCGAGGGCGCCGCGCGCATTCCTGAGGTTGGTTGTCTGTCGTACCCCAGCGGGTTCACCGCCAGGGCGGACAGGCCTCCAGCCTCAAGTTGTATCTGGACGGTCATCGGGGCCGAATCCCCTGCCTGCCCAAGCATTCGCAAGAACCCAGTTCCCCCAGAGCAATCAAGAAGGTAGGAAACCGTGAACCCGGTCATCAAGAAGTTTCAATTCGGTCAGTCGACCGTTACCCTCGAAACGGGCCGCATTGCCCGTCAAGCCTCAGGCGCCGTACTGGTCACCGTCGATAACGACGTCACCGTACTGGTCACCGTGGTCGGTGCCAAGCAAGCGGATCCAGGCAAGGGCTTTTTCCCTCTGTCCGTGCACTACCAGGAAAAGACCTACGCTGCCGGTAAAATTCCTGGCGGTTTCTTCAAGCGTGAAGGCCGTCCTTCCGAGAAAGAAACCCTCACCTCGCGTCTGATCGATCGCCCGATCCGCCCCCTGTTCCCTGAAGGCTTCATGAACGAAGTGCAGGTTGTCTGCACCGTCGTTTCCACCAGCAAGAAAACCGATCCGGACATCGCTGCGATGATCGGTACCTCGGCAGCCCTGGCCATCTCCGGCATTCCATTCGAAGGCCCGATCGGCGCCGCTCGTGTGGCTTTCCACGAAAGCACCGGCTATCTGCTGAACCCGACGTACGAGCAGCAGGCTGCTTCGAGCCTG
Proteins encoded:
- the truB gene encoding tRNA pseudouridine(55) synthase TruB is translated as MAQVKRIRRNVSGIILLDKPLGFTSNAALQKVRWLLNAEKAGHTGSLDPLATGVLPLCFGEATKFSQYLLESDKGYETVMQLGQTTTTADAEGEVLQTREVTVGRADIEAALPAFRGPIMQIPPMYSALKRDGQPLYKLARAGEVVEREARSVTIGRLELLEHEQTRARLSVGCTKGTYIRTLVEDIGEQLGCGAYVAELRRTHAGPFSLAQTVTLEELEAVHAEGGNEAVDRFLMPSDSGLQDWPLLQFSEASAHYWLHGQAVRAPDAPRFGMVRVQDHNGRFIGIGEVSEDGRIAPRRLIRSE
- the rimP gene encoding ribosome maturation factor RimP, which gives rise to MSSKLEQLQALLAPVVVALGYECWGIEFSAQGRHSLLRVYIDKEGGVLVDDCAIVSRQISGVLDVEDPISVEYTLEVSSPGMERPLFTLEQFAQFVGEQVKIKLRSPFEGRRNFQGFLRGVEEQDVVVQVDDHEFLLPIDMVDKANIIPSFD
- the rbfA gene encoding 30S ribosome-binding factor RbfA, which produces MAKEYSRTQRIGDQMQRELAQLIRREVKDPRVGLVTITAVDVSRDVGHAKVYITVMGEDSAEDIKQSIKVLNSAAGFLRMQLAKEMKLRSVPQLHFHYDESVSRGAHLSALIERAVAEDNLHPEDGPETDAKE
- the rpsO gene encoding 30S ribosomal protein S15, whose protein sequence is MALSVEDKAQIVADYQQAVGDTGSPEVQVALLTHNINKLQGHFKANGKDHHSRRGLIRMVNQRRKLLDYLKGKDITRYSALIGRLGLRR
- the glmM gene encoding phosphoglucosamine mutase; translation: MSRKYFGTDGIRGRVGEYPITPDFMLKLGWAAGMAFRKMGACRVLVGKDTRISGYMFESALEAGLSAAGADVMLLGPMPTPAIAYLTRTFHAEAGIVISASHNPHDDNGIKFFSGQGTKLPDEIESMIEELMDAPMTVAESSKLGKVSRINDAAGRYIEFCKSSVPSSTDFAGLKLVVDCAHGATYKVAPNVFRELGANVTVLSAAPDGLNINDNCGSTHMEALQAAVLIGHADLGIAFDGDGDRVLMVDHTGAIVDGDELLFIIARDLQERGRLNGGVVGTLMSNLGLELALQDLAIPFVRAKVGDRYVMAELKERDWQLGGENSGHVVCCQHTTTGDAIIAALQVLLALRRRDESLAHARQGVRKCPQVLVNVRFAGGDVDPCEHPAVKEACERVTAAMGGRGRVLLRKSGTEPLVRVMVEGDDEKQVRGYADELAKLVSEVCA
- the nusA gene encoding transcription termination factor NusA: MSKEVLLVVESVSNEKGVPAGVIFEALEIALATATKKRFEDEVDLRVEINRHTGAYETFRRWTVVEEADLDDPAIETWPSKVEISHPGAQVGEVVEEKIDSIEFGRIAAQTAKQVIVQKVREAERAQVVDAYRERLGEIISGTVKKVTRDNVIVDLGNNAEALLAREDIISRETFRVGVRLRALLKEIRTENRGPQLILSRTAPEMLIELFRIEVPEIAEGLIEVMAASRDPGSRAKIAVRSKDKRIDPQGACIGMRGSRVQAVSGELGGERVDIVLWDDNPAQFVINAMSPAEVAAIIVDEDAHAMDIAVGADNLAQAIGRGGQNVRLASQLTGWTLNVMTESDIQAKQQAETGDILRNFIDELEVDEELAQVLVDEGFTSLEEIAYVPLEEMLNIDGFDEDIVNELRARAKDRLLTKAIATEEKLADAHPAEDLLSLEGMDKDLAMELAVRGVITREDLAEQSIDDLLDIDGIDQDRAGKLIMAARAHWFE
- the folP gene encoding dihydropteroate synthase, whose translation is MISTLHPTRLPCGNRVLDLSRTHVMGILNITPDSFSDGGRFAQRDLAIRHAVAMVEAGATLIDVGGESTRPGAKVVGVAEELDRVAPVVDAIARELDVIISVDTSTPQVISETARLGAGLINDVRSLRRPGALQAAADTGLPVCLMHMLGEPGDMQDSPHYDDLVGEVSAFLDERMQACVAAGIPVERIVLDPGFGFAKTHEHNLSLFRHMEALHALGRPLLVGVSRKSMVGRALNRTVDQRLSGSLALAAMAMFKGARILRVHDVAETVDVVRMIAAVEAAE
- the secG gene encoding preprotein translocase subunit SecG, with the protein product MLETVVVVFHLLGALGVVALVLLQQGKGADAGASFGAGASNTVFGGQGSSTFLSKFTAILAACFFITSLGLGYFAKEKAHQLTQVGLPQVPAVVVPKQKPVSDDVPVLQEQKSDVKSDVPPAQEQK
- the infB gene encoding translation initiation factor IF-2; this translates as MTQVTVNELAKEVAAPVERLLQQMREAGLPHTDAGQVVTDNEKQALLAHLKSSHKVKVEEPRKITLQRKTTSTLRVAGSKSISVEVRKKKVFVQRSPEEIQAEQKRELEERRAAEAAVRQKAEAEARSKAPQEATNAPQGAAVAPAAPAPAAAPAPAPAPVASDAFVAQAPAPAPAGERKREEPPRRPDKAKGEDDRRAGERKNQPHRATVKEKAPTPRAAPRTTEEESDSFRRGGRGKGKLKKRNAHGFQSPTGPVVRDVQIGETISVGDLAAQMSVKAAEVIKFMFKLGTPATINQVLDQETAQLVAEELGHKVTLVSDTALEDSLAESLKFEGEAFARAPVVTVMGHVDHGKTSLLDYIRRAKVAAGEAGGITQHIGAYHVETDRGMVTFLDTPGHAAFTAMRARGAKATDIVILVVAADDGVMPQTIEAVQHAKAAGVPLVVAVNKIDKPGADLDRIRSELSVHGVTSEEWGGDTPFVPVSAKAGTGVDELLEAVLLQAEVLELTATPSAPGRGVVVESRLDKGRGPVATVLVQDGTLRQGDMVLVGSNYGRVRAMLDENGKSIKEAGPSIPVEILGLDGTPDAGDEMSVVADEKKAREVALFRQGKFREVKLARAHAGKLENIFENMGQEEKKTLNIVLKSDVRGSLEALQGALNGLGNDEVQVRVVGGGVGGITESDANLALASNAVVFGFNVRADAGARKIVEQEGLDMRYYNVIYDIIEDVKKALTGMLGSDVRENILGVAEVRDVFRSPKFGAIAGCMVIEGTVYRNRPIRVLREDIVIFEGELESLRRFKDDASDVRAGMECGIGVKSYNDVKPGDKIEVYEKVQVARTL
- the tpiA gene encoding triose-phosphate isomerase; its protein translation is MRRTMVAGNWKMHGTGNSVAELIKGLSNLSLPGSVDVAVFPPALYIDRVVAGLQGQSIVVGGQNSAQQAEQGALTGEISPAQLAEAGCKLVLVGHSERRQIFAESDELLVRKFAAAQASGLTPVLCVGETLEEREADKTLAVVGRQIDSVIDALGIDAFVNAIIAYEPVWAIGTGLTASPQQAQDVHAAIRAQLAAKNSEVAGNTRLLYGGSVKAANAAELFGMPDIDGGLIGGASLNADEFGAIIRAAGN